AAGGTTCACTGTGGATCCTTCCTTCCACAGTTACTCTTTCATCATGCTTAATCTCTTCCAGATCCTTGAGCCTGTAATCCTCATATCTATATGGGAAATATTCAAGCAAATCTTTTACAGTGTTTATGTTCATTTCAGCAAGTGATACTGCTGTTTCCTCCCCGATGCCTTTAACAGCTGTAACAGACTGATTATAATTTGGATTCACGTTTATTGAACGGCTGCCAAATATATTTTCTCAAGGCAGTCCGCCACCCCTCCCTGCTCAATTACTTTTAACTGCAGGCTTATACAGCGCCTGCTTTATAACTAGCACACTATAATCTAAATAGGCAAGTAAGCAATCTTTAACCAAATAAATTAATATTTCCGAAGTTCACTAAAATGTAATCGTTTTAAATGGACAAAAGCGAAGGCTGGGCCCTCGCTTTTTTTATTGTTTATTCGATTGAAAATATAAAAGAGTATAGCGGCTGTTTGCCATCATGCACTTCGACTTCAACATCTTCATACTTATCTTCAATATAGCTGATAAGTGAATCCACTTCCTCTTCTGCCGCATCTTCACCTTTTAATACGGTTAGGATCTCAGAGTCTTCATCAATCATTCCATCGAGAAGATCTTTGGCAGCCTGCACTCTATCCTTGTTCTTGACAACAATTTTCCCATCTGAGATGCCCATAAAATCATCTTTTTCAATTTCGAGGCCATCGATGCTTGTATCACGGACAGCAAATGTAATTTGGCCTGTCTTCACATGCTGAAGGGCATCTGTCATGCCTTCTTCATTTTCTGCGAGTCCGGCACTTGGATTAAAAGCAAGCAGGGCAGCCATTCCCTGAGGGACGGTCTTGGAAGGAACAACTACTGCTTCTTCTTCAGTCACTTCTGCAGCCTGCTGTGCAGCCATGATGATATTTTTATTGTTTGGCAAAATGATTACTTTCTTGGCATTCACTTCTTTGATGGCCTTTACAATATCTTCCGTACTAGGATTCATCGTCTGGCCGCCCTCAATGACTGCATGTGCTCCGATGCTTCGGAAAAGATCCGCAATCCCGCTGCCCATTGATACTGTAACGATTCCGTATTCCTGCTTTTCCTTTGGCTTAGCTTCAGCTGCCAATGGTGTAGGAACGTCATCAATCAAATTGGTGTGCTGCTGGCGCATGTTTTCAATCTTCATATTGATTAAGCTCCCATAGCGCTGTCCGTATGTCAGGCAATCTCCTGGCTGTTCAGAGTGGATATGTACTTTTACAAGCTGTTCATCCGCAATCACAAGAAGCGAGTCGCCATATTTGCTTAAGTCCTGGCGGAACTTGTCTTCTGAAAAAGGATTAGCAGATAGCTTTTCAGTTTCGAACTTGACCATAAACTCTGTGCAATAACCAAATTCAATATCTTCAGTGTTCATAAAACTATGAACATTTTTATGGTGTTCTGCGTTAACCAGGTCATCCATCTTTGGAAGGGCTGCTGGTGTATCAGGAAGTTTTTCGCCCTTGAGCTCTGCAAGGAATCCTTCATATACAAAAACAAGACCCTGCCCGCCGCTGTCTACAACCCCAACTTCTTTTAAGACAGGAAGAAGATCCGGAGTCCGGTTTAAAGAAGCCCGTGCTTCTTTTAACACTTCCTCCATAATCACTACGATATCATCTTCATTTTTTGCAGCCTGCACCGCTTTTTTAGCGGAATCTTTAGCAACGGTTAAAATTGTTCCTTCAACCGGCTTCATAACAGCTTTATAAGCAGTTTCTACACCTGAATTCAAAGCATCAGCAAACTCTTTGCCATTGATGGAAGATTTCTGTTCAATATGCTTTGAGAAGCCTCGGAACAGCTGGGAGAGAATTACTCCAGAGTTCCCGCGGGCCCCCATCAGCAAACCTTTAGAAAGAGCAGAGCCCACCTTCCCAATATGTTCCTGAATATTAGCTTTTACTTCCTTTGCACCGGAAGTCATTGACAAATTCATGTTCGTTCCTGTGTCTCCATCAGGAACAGGGAAAACATTTAACGCATCCACTAATTTTGCATTAGCAGATAAATGGTTCGCTCCTTGTATGACCATTTCGGCAAAAAGCTTCCCATCTAAATCTCTTTTTGACACAAGTCTTTCCTCCTCACTACGGGTTCGTTACACGAACTCCCTGAACGTAAATATTAACCGAGTCCGTACTTAGCCCAACTGTTTTATCAAGGGTGTATTTCACTTTAGATTGCACATTGTGGGCAACCTCGGAAATTTTCGTTCCGTAACTTACAATAATATACATATCGATATGTACTTCATCTTCTTCCTGGCGTACAATAACACCGCGGGTAAAATTCTCTTTTCGAAGTATATCTGTAAGGCCATCTTTAATTTGATTTTTAGAGGCCATCCCTACGATGCCGTAGCAGTCAACTGCTGCTCCGCCTGCGATTGTTGCAATTACGTCATTAGAGATATCAATTTGCCCGAAATTCGTTTTTAATTCGATGGACATGGTTCGTTCCCCCTTTGGAAATTGCTTTTAATAAAAGCTTCTTCAAGCGCTCCCGCTTTACGGAAACGCTGGCGTTCCCCCTTAATTGTAAAATGGAGGCAAGCTTGCTGTTAAAGGAGAATGCATCCTTTTCAGCTGGGCAGCGATCTTTCTAACTCCAAAGCTTTATGCATACCTTATGATATTTTACTATATGGGCTGTAATATTGAAAGCCATACTTCCCCATCCCTATTATAGCTCATGTTCCATACCCCTATGTCAAGGAAATTTTCTTGAAAGCAAACTATTGCAATCAGAAGGGTTGTATGATAAATTATTAAAGTATCTTTTAATGTCGAGATCCGAAACGGAATTCCTCATTAATTCAGATGGATGAATCTGACTATTGCAAATGAAAGCATTGAAAAATAGTTTCAGCTTATGCTTTTAGTAAGGAGGGAAACATACATGCCACGCAAATGTGTTGTAACTGGTAAAAAAACAACTTCAGGTAACGCACGTTCTCACGCGATGAACGCTAACAAGCGTACTTGGGGTGCTAACCTTCAAAAGGTACGTATTCTTGTAGACGGTAAACCTAAACGTGTTTGGGTATCTGCAAGAGCACTTAAATCAGGTAAAGTTGAGCGCGTTTAATCTGCTCAGGGACATCCTTTTAGGATGTCCTTTTTATTTTCCTTTTTATAATCCACTATTCATTCTCCCCCATTGAATCAAAAAATAAAAGCACCCCAGAGAGGTGCCCAGTTTTTAATGCTATTTTCTTTTTCATTTATGGGAGTTTACCCCTTTTTGAAGGTCCCTAACATGGCACGCACAATGCCCCCTAAAAATTTAGGAAGTTTGATTGTATAAAATCTCATTACTCGTGTCCCTCCTCACGATCTTACGCATCCATTCTGTCCTTAAATCGTCTTTACCATCTTATTCAAATAACGAAAGATGAGTACTCATGATTACAAAAAATGATCAGAAAGCAATTCATGCCAGCACTCATATCCAGATTCCCAGCACCTTGCAGGGCAGTACTGGCCCGGCTCTTAATCCTTGCTTCTTACAACCATTAATATGCCTTCAGTAAAAGAAAAAGTACCACAATCATCAATAAGTTCATTGCTGATACAAAGAGTAGAACCGGCAGAGACGGTCCGATCTGTGAGCGGATACTTGAAATTTCTTAATGTGAGGCCCTTAATTTCCATTGTGATCGGGACAAAAGAAATGTATTTGAAATTTGGATTTTGCTTTATGGTGTATTCACCTGGAGCTTTAATATTAATCTTATTTTTTTTGTCAATAATTTCGACAGGAACAAAGTTTCCTTCAAGTACAGGCTTTATTAACAGCTGAATATTTGCAAATAAGTGGTCAAGCCGGCCGCCTGTGGCGCCAAACAGACGGATTTTCTCAGGATTTTGTTCCAGTGCCCAATTCAGGGCAAGCTCCATGTCGGTTTCGTCTTTCTCCGGCTTGAACCTGTTCAGCTCTTTTACTTTTTCTTCAATGATTAATAGTTCTTCATTTGACACAGAATCAAAATCGCCAAATGCCATTTTCGGCTGCATGCCATTTTGAATGAGTGTAAGCACTCCTCTATCTACCCCGACCCAATTGTCACCGGCATTACTGAATGAAGACAGTTCAGGCAGCAAATCCTCAGGGCCGCCAGCTAAAATATTTATAATCATTTCATATTGCTCCAATCATGATATATATCTTATATTATAAAAAGCCAGCTCTATTCAAGCTGGCTCTTTTTTATTTCGAACCTTTTAAAGCAGCAATCGCCACGGCTCTGTCTTTCTGATTATAAATTGCCGACCCGGCAACAAGCACATTCGCTCCAGCTTCAATGCACAATTGTGCTGTTTCTTCATTCACTCCGCCGTCCACTTCAATTTCAATATTTAGACCTTTTGCGTCAGCCATTTCCTTAACCGCCTTAATCTTAGGAAGAACGCCAGGGATGAACTTTTGTCCTCCAAAACCAGGATTAACAGTCATAAGCAATACCATATCAATATCATCAATAATATGCTCAATCATATTAACTGGTGTAGCCGGGTTAAGAACCACTCCTGCCTTGACCCCGAATGATTTAATAAAATGAATCGTTCTGTGAAGGTGTTTGCATGCTTCTGCATGTACAGTGATATAATCTGCCCCCGCATTAGCAAATGCCTCAATGTAGTTATCCGGATTTTCTATCATCAAATGAACATCCAGGGGCAGCTTTGTCACAGGACGGATTGCATCAACAATTAATGGACCAATTGTAATATTCGGTACAAAATGGCCGTCCATTACATCGACATGAATATAATCAGCTCCGCCGCGCTCTACATCTTTAATCTCTTCTCCCAATTTGGAAAAATCTGCCGATAAAATCGAAGGTGCGATTTTTACCATGAATTAATACCTCGGCTTTCTATCTTTTATTTCCTGCAGAAAGGTTTTGTAGTGTTCGTATCTGTAGGAAGGAATTTCACCGTTTTCACTGGCGGCCTTTACAGCGCATTTCGGTTCTGCCATGTGCAGGCAGCCTCTAAATTTGCATTGATCGCTTTTCTCCTGAATTTCCGGAAAGCAATAATTCAGATCCTCCAATTCGATATCTGTAAATTCAAGGGAGCTGAATCCCGGGGTATCAGCAACAAGCCCTTTCCCAACCTCTATCAGTTCTACATGCCTGGTTGTATGCTTTCCCCTGCCCAAATGTGAAGAAATATCATTTGTTTTCAGCTCTAAATCTGGTCTTAATACATTTAACAAAGATGATTTCCCCACACCTGACTGTCCTGCAAAAACGGAGATCTCGCCTTCCAGATATGGCATTAAGTCTTTAACGCCTTCTTCTGTTTCGGAGGAAGTCAGCAAAACATCATAGCCGGCTTTGCGGTAATCTGATGCATATTGCTGGATTTCCTTATACCCATGTTCGTCTGTCAGATCTATTTTAGTAATGCAGATGATTGGCTTTATACGATTGAATTCAACCAGCACCAGGAAACGATCTAATAGAGAGGTGCTGAAGCCCGGTTCAACAGCTGAAAACACTAGAATGGCCTGATCAACATTTGCAATTGGCGGACGGATCAACTCATTTTTCCGTTCTTTTACTTCTAAGATGTATCCTTCTGTAATACTTTCTGCCTGAAACACGACTTCATCACCGACCAGCGGGTTAACCTTATTTTTCCGGAAAACTCCGCGGCCTCGGCACTGAATGATTTCATCTCCGCTAAAAACATAATAAAACCCGGCTAAGGCTTTAATAATTTTGCCCTCAGGCATAGCAACACTCCTTGCTTATGATTC
This window of the Cytobacillus pseudoceanisediminis genome carries:
- the spoVM gene encoding stage V sporulation protein SpoVM — its product is MRFYTIKLPKFLGGIVRAMLGTFKKG
- the rpmB gene encoding 50S ribosomal protein L28; amino-acid sequence: MPRKCVVTGKKTTSGNARSHAMNANKRTWGANLQKVRILVDGKPKRVWVSARALKSGKVERV
- a CDS encoding DAK2 domain-containing protein, with the translated sequence MSKRDLDGKLFAEMVIQGANHLSANAKLVDALNVFPVPDGDTGTNMNLSMTSGAKEVKANIQEHIGKVGSALSKGLLMGARGNSGVILSQLFRGFSKHIEQKSSINGKEFADALNSGVETAYKAVMKPVEGTILTVAKDSAKKAVQAAKNEDDIVVIMEEVLKEARASLNRTPDLLPVLKEVGVVDSGGQGLVFVYEGFLAELKGEKLPDTPAALPKMDDLVNAEHHKNVHSFMNTEDIEFGYCTEFMVKFETEKLSANPFSEDKFRQDLSKYGDSLLVIADEQLVKVHIHSEQPGDCLTYGQRYGSLINMKIENMRQQHTNLIDDVPTPLAAEAKPKEKQEYGIVTVSMGSGIADLFRSIGAHAVIEGGQTMNPSTEDIVKAIKEVNAKKVIILPNNKNIIMAAQQAAEVTEEEAVVVPSKTVPQGMAALLAFNPSAGLAENEEGMTDALQHVKTGQITFAVRDTSIDGLEIEKDDFMGISDGKIVVKNKDRVQAAKDLLDGMIDEDSEILTVLKGEDAAEEEVDSLISYIEDKYEDVEVEVHDGKQPLYSFIFSIE
- the rpe gene encoding ribulose-phosphate 3-epimerase; this encodes MVKIAPSILSADFSKLGEEIKDVERGGADYIHVDVMDGHFVPNITIGPLIVDAIRPVTKLPLDVHLMIENPDNYIEAFANAGADYITVHAEACKHLHRTIHFIKSFGVKAGVVLNPATPVNMIEHIIDDIDMVLLMTVNPGFGGQKFIPGVLPKIKAVKEMADAKGLNIEIEVDGGVNEETAQLCIEAGANVLVAGSAIYNQKDRAVAIAALKGSK
- the rsgA gene encoding ribosome small subunit-dependent GTPase A; amino-acid sequence: MPEGKIIKALAGFYYVFSGDEIIQCRGRGVFRKNKVNPLVGDEVVFQAESITEGYILEVKERKNELIRPPIANVDQAILVFSAVEPGFSTSLLDRFLVLVEFNRIKPIICITKIDLTDEHGYKEIQQYASDYRKAGYDVLLTSSETEEGVKDLMPYLEGEISVFAGQSGVGKSSLLNVLRPDLELKTNDISSHLGRGKHTTRHVELIEVGKGLVADTPGFSSLEFTDIELEDLNYCFPEIQEKSDQCKFRGCLHMAEPKCAVKAASENGEIPSYRYEHYKTFLQEIKDRKPRY
- a CDS encoding Asp23/Gls24 family envelope stress response protein, with the translated sequence MSIELKTNFGQIDISNDVIATIAGGAAVDCYGIVGMASKNQIKDGLTDILRKENFTRGVIVRQEEDEVHIDMYIIVSYGTKISEVAHNVQSKVKYTLDKTVGLSTDSVNIYVQGVRVTNP
- a CDS encoding thiamine diphosphokinase is translated as MIINILAGGPEDLLPELSSFSNAGDNWVGVDRGVLTLIQNGMQPKMAFGDFDSVSNEELLIIEEKVKELNRFKPEKDETDMELALNWALEQNPEKIRLFGATGGRLDHLFANIQLLIKPVLEGNFVPVEIIDKKNKINIKAPGEYTIKQNPNFKYISFVPITMEIKGLTLRNFKYPLTDRTVSAGSTLCISNELIDDCGTFSFTEGILMVVRSKD